The proteins below come from a single Candidatus Effluviviaceae Genus V sp. genomic window:
- a CDS encoding GNAT family N-acetyltransferase, whose protein sequence is MGQEKRVLRLERVAALTDGLVELQRIFDGAPDYVRLTTGAGPTGREARDLWDLIPAGVSRADKWVFVLRYGTKPVGCLDLLRDYPGPGTDFLGLLVIPESLRGRGLGRRAHETAEKLLRAWGTERLRLGVLEDNDAAAFWERMGFRRTGERTPYASDTREREVLLFEKTLAPDARVTEDRPRRRRRLRFVSDDLVDQIVRGTKTASICRLGEVDLIEDVFDDPLFVGEAYDVFDMNGARRTTVRVLGMELARWDDIPERLWRGEGNRSVDEFREDHVGYLEDPGPDTEFVAYYFTVVPAADASLDLELREYADSDWEAVCAIHDSARPVELGSLGPGVRWSTMADIAEEDRFFEGRTFVAESGGRVVGFVTAEGPELSWLYVDPDHVGRGVGRSLVELVVPLIGRDGFVLCVAGNLSARRFYDRCGFTPAAVFPGSVGDTPCGCVRLCLPWSRHRDRPPRPTDRSLELSGFSSEHRGGPVRCADGVWRWSAEVDGDGEQLNDRRAETPES, encoded by the coding sequence ATGGGGCAGGAAAAGCGCGTGCTGCGTCTCGAGCGTGTCGCGGCGCTGACGGACGGGCTGGTTGAGCTCCAGCGCATCTTCGACGGTGCGCCGGACTACGTTCGTCTGACAACGGGAGCCGGTCCGACGGGGCGGGAGGCACGCGACCTCTGGGATCTCATCCCGGCCGGGGTCAGCCGGGCGGACAAGTGGGTCTTTGTCCTCCGGTACGGCACGAAGCCCGTCGGCTGTCTTGACCTCCTTCGTGACTACCCGGGGCCCGGGACCGACTTCCTCGGTCTCCTTGTCATACCGGAGAGCTTGAGAGGCAGAGGCCTCGGCCGGAGAGCGCATGAAACGGCGGAGAAACTGCTTCGGGCATGGGGCACGGAGCGGCTGCGGCTCGGCGTGCTCGAGGACAACGACGCTGCCGCGTTCTGGGAACGCATGGGGTTCCGCCGGACGGGAGAACGCACACCGTACGCGTCGGACACGCGCGAGCGCGAGGTGCTTCTCTTCGAGAAAACGCTCGCGCCCGACGCGCGTGTGACGGAGGACCGGCCGAGGCGGCGCAGACGTCTCCGGTTCGTGTCGGACGACCTCGTCGACCAGATCGTCCGGGGTACCAAGACCGCCAGCATCTGCCGTCTCGGTGAGGTCGATCTCATTGAGGATGTGTTCGACGACCCGCTGTTCGTTGGCGAGGCGTACGATGTCTTCGACATGAACGGGGCACGCAGAACGACGGTCCGCGTCCTCGGGATGGAGCTCGCACGCTGGGACGATATACCTGAGCGTCTCTGGCGCGGCGAGGGGAACCGGAGCGTCGACGAGTTCAGGGAAGACCATGTGGGGTACCTCGAGGATCCCGGACCCGATACGGAGTTCGTGGCGTACTACTTCACCGTCGTCCCGGCAGCCGATGCGTCGCTGGACCTCGAACTGCGCGAGTACGCGGACAGCGACTGGGAGGCGGTCTGCGCCATCCACGACAGCGCTCGACCGGTCGAACTCGGCTCGCTCGGTCCCGGGGTCCGCTGGAGCACGATGGCCGACATCGCCGAGGAGGACAGGTTCTTCGAGGGGCGGACCTTCGTTGCCGAGTCCGGTGGTCGCGTGGTCGGTTTCGTGACGGCCGAGGGACCGGAGCTCTCCTGGCTCTACGTCGACCCGGACCACGTCGGGAGAGGCGTCGGGCGGTCGCTCGTTGAGCTGGTCGTGCCGCTCATCGGCCGGGACGGCTTCGTCCTCTGCGTCGCCGGCAATCTTTCGGCACGCCGGTTCTACGACCGGTGCGGGTTCACCCCCGCGGCGGTGTTCCCGGGCTCCGTGGGCGACACGCCGTGCGGCTGCGTCCGGCTGTGCCTTCCGTGGAGCCGGCACCGTGACAGGCCGCCGCGCCCGACGGACCGGTCGCTGGAGCTCTCAGGGTTCTCCAGCGAACATCGTGGGGGTCCCGTGCGGTGCGCCGACGGCGTCTGGCGGTGGTCGGCGGAAGTGGACGGAGACGGGGAGCAACTGAATGACCGACGTGCCGAGACGCCCGAGTCGTGA
- a CDS encoding VOC family protein: MSEQGFDAGITFCATTDLEATSAFYEGLLGLRLVLDQGQCRIYRLSPSCHVGFCLKDEPADTRGIVLTFVTDEVDAWYERLTEAGVSVEKEPQSNEEYRIYHLFARDPNGYLVEIQRFDDPRWSTEG, translated from the coding sequence ATGAGCGAGCAGGGGTTCGACGCGGGCATCACGTTCTGTGCAACGACCGACCTCGAGGCCACGTCGGCCTTCTACGAAGGGTTGTTGGGCCTCAGGCTCGTTCTCGACCAGGGCCAGTGCCGCATCTACCGGCTCTCGCCGTCCTGCCACGTCGGGTTCTGTCTGAAGGACGAGCCCGCGGACACGCGGGGCATCGTCCTGACGTTCGTGACGGACGAGGTCGATGCGTGGTACGAGAGGCTCACCGAGGCGGGCGTTTCCGTCGAGAAGGAGCCCCAGTCGAACGAGGAGTACCGGATCTACCATCTCTTCGCGCGCGACCCGAACGGCTACCTCGTCGAGATCCAGCGCTTCGACGATCCCCGCTGGTCGACGGAGGGCTGA
- a CDS encoding PhzF family phenazine biosynthesis isomerase, with product MKRAIYQVDAFASERFKGNPAAVVVLHRGDDWPADGLLLSVAKENNLSETAYVRPEGAELHLRWFTPSTEIELCGHATLATAFVLIDILDNEADHVTFQTLSGELEVVRNGDVFTLDFPARPPQDETEVPGLVEALGRTPTALLGGRYPMAVYESERDIRAIVPDMQRLAALPVHGAIVTAPGEEIDFVSRFFAPGIGVPEDPVTGSTHTTLIPFWSERLGKSDLIARQLSERGGELRCSARGDRVGIGGRAVLFLEGQIELAW from the coding sequence GTGAAGCGTGCGATCTACCAGGTGGACGCGTTCGCGAGCGAGCGCTTCAAGGGCAATCCGGCGGCGGTCGTCGTGCTGCACCGGGGCGACGACTGGCCCGCCGACGGCCTGCTTCTGTCCGTGGCGAAGGAGAACAACCTCTCTGAGACCGCGTACGTTCGGCCTGAGGGAGCCGAACTCCATCTGAGGTGGTTCACGCCCTCCACCGAGATCGAGCTCTGCGGACACGCGACGCTGGCGACGGCGTTCGTGCTCATCGACATCCTCGACAACGAGGCCGATCACGTGACGTTTCAGACATTGAGCGGCGAACTCGAGGTGGTCAGGAACGGCGATGTCTTCACGCTGGACTTCCCGGCGCGTCCGCCGCAGGACGAGACCGAGGTTCCCGGGCTCGTCGAGGCGCTCGGACGGACTCCGACGGCCCTTCTCGGGGGGCGTTATCCGATGGCGGTCTATGAAAGTGAACGCGACATCAGGGCCATCGTCCCGGACATGCAGCGGCTGGCGGCGCTTCCCGTCCACGGCGCGATCGTCACCGCGCCCGGCGAGGAGATCGACTTCGTCTCGAGGTTCTTCGCTCCCGGCATCGGGGTCCCGGAGGATCCGGTGACGGGCTCGACGCACACGACGCTGATCCCGTTCTGGAGCGAACGTCTCGGCAAGTCGGACCTCATCGCGCGCCAGCTCTCGGAGCGCGGCGGCGAGCTCAGATGCAGCGCGAGAGGGGACAGGGTCGGCATCGGCGGACGAGCCGTGCTGTTTCTCGAGGGGCAGATCGAGCTGGCGTGGTAG
- a CDS encoding BamA/TamA family outer membrane protein, producing MRTPRRTERRLSPTGSSWTPSVSSSAYRSTSEAAGIGSSATSTPSLRRYRRSRLSGGTTTPDRCRPSVFVAVPRHRSWMMPGAGLSAGVASVRFLGTRLVAAALLGVLPALLSHGSAEAADREDEAAGGAGGWFALPYVFYSPETEFGGGVTGGFFLGSERRPSSVQAAVSYTQLAQFSFEFFPEFSLDDDRWRVSVEAAAREFPDAFYGIGPGASEDDEETYTSRDVTARVVVSRRTRGCLRTGLRTDVSGTDIADVESGGLLDDGAVEGFDGGTVFGAGPVLIWDSRDNAVFPTAGAFIEIDFLVYDRRTWSDYDFTRLEVDGRRFASAAGQHVFGLRGYVEIVDGDVPFFALPRLGGVRLMRGYREGRFRDNCCAAVQFEYRPPLPGRFRGAVFGSVGAVASSLDGLGRERLELAGGAGLRYRINDAGLHIRADYALGREGGGFYLTIGEAF from the coding sequence ATGAGGACCCCGAGGCGCACGGAAAGAAGACTGAGTCCGACAGGTTCCTCGTGGACTCCCTCGGTGTCCTCTTCGGCATATCGGTCTACTTCTGAGGCGGCGGGCATCGGTTCCAGCGCAACATCCACCCCGTCTCTCAGGCGGTATCGGAGAAGTCGTTTGTCCGGTGGGACCACCACACCCGACCGATGCAGACCTTCGGTGTTCGTCGCGGTGCCGCGCCATCGGTCGTGGATGATGCCGGGCGCCGGGCTCAGTGCGGGTGTTGCGTCCGTCCGGTTCCTCGGAACACGGCTCGTCGCTGCTGCTCTTCTGGGTGTTCTTCCGGCTCTTCTCTCGCACGGTTCGGCCGAGGCCGCTGACCGTGAGGATGAAGCCGCGGGAGGTGCCGGAGGCTGGTTCGCGCTGCCGTATGTGTTCTACTCGCCCGAGACCGAGTTCGGTGGAGGCGTCACAGGCGGGTTCTTCCTGGGGTCCGAGAGGCGGCCATCGAGCGTGCAGGCCGCCGTGAGCTACACGCAGCTCGCGCAGTTCTCCTTCGAGTTCTTTCCGGAGTTCTCCCTGGACGACGATCGCTGGCGCGTGTCGGTCGAGGCGGCCGCCCGCGAGTTCCCCGATGCGTTCTACGGAATCGGGCCGGGAGCCTCCGAGGACGACGAGGAGACCTACACGTCGAGAGATGTGACGGCGCGCGTGGTCGTGTCGCGGCGTACCCGGGGATGTCTCCGCACAGGGCTCAGAACCGATGTCTCCGGGACCGACATCGCCGACGTCGAGTCGGGCGGCCTTCTGGACGACGGCGCTGTCGAGGGGTTCGATGGAGGCACGGTCTTCGGGGCCGGTCCCGTGCTCATCTGGGACTCGCGCGACAATGCCGTGTTCCCAACGGCCGGCGCGTTCATCGAGATCGACTTTCTGGTGTATGACCGAAGGACGTGGAGCGACTACGACTTCACGAGACTTGAGGTTGATGGGCGCCGTTTCGCGTCCGCGGCCGGGCAGCACGTGTTCGGACTCCGCGGCTACGTCGAGATCGTTGATGGCGATGTGCCCTTCTTCGCTCTGCCGCGCCTCGGGGGTGTCCGACTGATGCGAGGATACCGGGAGGGCCGTTTCCGCGACAACTGCTGCGCTGCCGTACAGTTCGAGTATCGTCCGCCCCTTCCGGGCAGGTTCCGGGGAGCCGTCTTCGGGTCGGTCGGTGCCGTTGCGTCCTCCCTGGACGGGCTGGGCCGGGAGCGTCTCGAGCTCGCGGGGGGAGCGGGGCTCAGGTACCGCATCAACGACGCCGGCCTGCACATTCGCGCGGACTACGCTCTCGGCAGGGAAGGCGGCGGCTTCTACCTGACGATCGGCGAGGCGTTCTGA
- a CDS encoding G/U mismatch-specific DNA glycosylase, protein MPRRPSRDEVLAAEGARVPDVIAPGLRILFCGINPGLYSGAVGHHFARPGNRFWKALAGSGLTRGEVSPFDERTLLEHGIGITNLVGRATARAEELTPAELRGGLGALTVKARRYGPRYVAMLGIGAYRIAFGRREAELGLRPETVGGVPLWLLPNPSGLNAHYSVGDLSTLFADLRLAAFGPGEGP, encoded by the coding sequence GTGCCGAGACGCCCGAGTCGTGATGAGGTGCTTGCGGCTGAGGGCGCAAGGGTCCCGGACGTCATTGCGCCGGGGCTCAGGATCCTCTTCTGCGGCATCAACCCCGGACTCTATTCCGGGGCTGTCGGGCACCATTTCGCGCGCCCGGGGAACCGCTTCTGGAAGGCGCTCGCCGGCTCCGGACTGACGCGCGGAGAGGTGTCCCCGTTCGACGAACGGACGCTCCTCGAGCACGGGATCGGCATCACGAACCTCGTCGGGAGAGCGACCGCCAGGGCCGAGGAACTGACGCCGGCCGAGCTCCGGGGCGGACTGGGCGCGCTGACCGTCAAGGCCCGTCGCTACGGACCCCGGTACGTTGCGATGCTCGGCATCGGAGCCTACAGGATAGCGTTCGGACGGCGCGAGGCGGAGCTCGGACTCCGGCCAGAGACGGTCGGCGGCGTGCCCCTGTGGCTCCTTCCCAATCCCAGCGGGCTCAACGCCCACTACAGCGTCGGCGACCTGTCGACGCTCTTCGCGGACCTCAGACTGGCGGCATTCGGGCCGGGGGAGGGACCGTGA
- a CDS encoding cysteine methyltransferase, with the protein MSVPAGRATHRGGAHERIRRTTELVPPGRVASYGQIAEITGGVSPRMVGYAMAALEPGSGVPWHRVVNARGEISLPPGRGREEQRALLEAEGVSFDERGRIDLETYGWRGPAASAP; encoded by the coding sequence ATGAGCGTCCCGGCCGGGAGAGCGACACACCGCGGAGGAGCGCACGAGCGGATCCGGCGGACGACCGAACTCGTCCCGCCGGGAAGGGTCGCCAGCTACGGCCAGATAGCCGAGATCACCGGCGGCGTCTCGCCCCGGATGGTCGGCTACGCGATGGCCGCCCTCGAACCCGGTTCGGGCGTGCCCTGGCACCGCGTCGTCAACGCCCGCGGGGAGATCAGTCTCCCGCCCGGGCGCGGCCGCGAGGAGCAGCGGGCGTTGCTCGAGGCGGAGGGCGTGTCGTTCGACGAGCGCGGCAGGATCGACCTCGAGACATACGGATGGCGGGGTCCTGCAGCGTCAGCACCTTGA
- a CDS encoding polyketide cyclase produces MEVGVNRGDRTLELDPQAPVSAVAETRIAAPADVAWSTLADLNTWPDWNPDVEAMRHNGRVEPGSRFRWKAGGLSIASRFVDVVRPDLLSWTGRALGLRAAHRWTFTEVDGGTVVRTEETFDGLLTRIMPGKLRATLATSLEHALEALGRESERRARARGRD; encoded by the coding sequence GTGGAGGTCGGTGTGAACCGCGGCGACAGGACACTCGAGCTCGATCCTCAGGCGCCCGTGTCGGCAGTTGCCGAGACACGCATCGCGGCACCTGCGGACGTCGCGTGGTCGACGCTGGCAGATCTGAACACGTGGCCCGACTGGAACCCGGATGTCGAGGCGATGCGTCACAACGGTCGGGTTGAGCCGGGATCGCGGTTCCGCTGGAAGGCGGGCGGACTCTCGATCGCCTCGCGTTTCGTTGACGTGGTGCGTCCCGACCTCCTCTCCTGGACCGGCAGAGCTCTGGGCCTCCGCGCGGCGCATCGCTGGACGTTCACCGAGGTCGACGGCGGGACGGTCGTCAGGACCGAGGAGACGTTCGACGGACTGCTCACGCGCATCATGCCCGGGAAGCTGCGGGCGACGCTGGCGACATCCCTGGAACACGCCCTGGAGGCTCTCGGGCGCGAGAGCGAACGTCGTGCGCGGGCCCGCGGCCGGGACTGA
- a CDS encoding DUF3795 domain-containing protein: MSQAKYAARCGIYCGECDYRERMGCPGCADAAGAMFWGTCPIASCCMERGLEHCGLCEDFPCSDLKAFAYDEEQGDDGRRIQQLEAWNEIGFDEWAGRRGRREDRGVS, from the coding sequence ATGAGTCAGGCGAAGTACGCCGCCCGGTGCGGAATCTACTGCGGCGAGTGTGACTACAGGGAGAGGATGGGGTGCCCCGGGTGCGCCGACGCCGCGGGGGCGATGTTCTGGGGAACGTGCCCGATCGCGTCCTGCTGCATGGAAAGGGGACTCGAGCACTGCGGACTCTGCGAGGACTTCCCATGCAGTGATCTCAAGGCCTTCGCATACGACGAGGAGCAGGGGGACGACGGCAGGAGGATCCAGCAGCTCGAGGCCTGGAACGAGATCGGCTTCGACGAGTGGGCAGGGCGACGAGGGAGACGTGAGGACCGAGGAGTCTCCTAG
- a CDS encoding cupin domain-containing protein has protein sequence MKAVVVNDMEPGKNPHGIDARRLLDAEYAQAVHIRLEPGESLRRHITHTDVLFYVLEGTGIVEIGDEKREVGPDTLIESPSGIPHCWYNESDGVLRVFVVKTPRPTESTTLL, from the coding sequence ATGAAAGCGGTCGTCGTGAACGACATGGAGCCCGGGAAGAACCCGCACGGCATTGATGCGCGCAGGCTTCTCGACGCTGAGTACGCTCAGGCGGTTCACATCCGACTGGAGCCCGGCGAGTCGCTGCGCAGGCACATCACGCATACCGATGTCCTGTTCTACGTTCTCGAGGGCACCGGTATCGTGGAGATCGGAGACGAGAAGCGCGAGGTCGGACCGGATACTCTGATCGAGAGCCCCTCGGGGATCCCGCACTGCTGGTACAACGAGAGTGACGGAGTGCTCCGCGTGTTCGTCGTCAAGACGCCGCGCCCGACCGAGTCGACGACGCTGCTCTAG
- a CDS encoding peroxidase, whose amino-acid sequence MALPEDAAAMLRYVALLTLEPQRVRREDVDRLREAGFTDRAVHDICVLAAYFAFVNRTADGLGVELERDRSENGGRR is encoded by the coding sequence ATGGCGCTGCCGGAGGACGCGGCGGCGATGCTCCGGTACGTGGCGCTTCTTACGCTGGAGCCCCAGCGGGTGAGACGCGAGGACGTCGACAGACTGCGGGAAGCCGGTTTCACCGACCGCGCCGTGCACGACATCTGCGTGCTTGCCGCGTACTTCGCCTTCGTCAACAGGACAGCGGACGGTCTGGGCGTCGAGCTGGAGCGAGACCGGTCGGAGAACGGAGGTCGCCGGTGA
- a CDS encoding HD domain-containing protein, whose product METRFRFDSEIIETVLSGYVLSPHGVHGMGHWARVLETGLRLAEVTGADPSVVVFFALLHDARRVNDGRDPGHGRRGAELAAAVGAPKLGLSDPQLELLTAACERHTDGLTEGDVTVLTCWDADRLDLWRVSITPDDRYLCTRAARNEILKRWARERSLSGYVPDFVSAYWIR is encoded by the coding sequence ATGGAGACACGATTCAGGTTCGATAGCGAGATCATCGAGACGGTTCTCAGCGGATACGTGCTGTCCCCGCACGGTGTCCACGGGATGGGACACTGGGCGCGCGTTCTCGAAACGGGATTGCGATTGGCGGAGGTCACGGGAGCTGACCCGTCGGTCGTCGTGTTCTTCGCCCTGCTGCATGACGCGCGCCGCGTCAACGACGGCAGGGACCCCGGGCACGGCCGGCGCGGCGCAGAGCTCGCGGCGGCCGTCGGCGCGCCGAAGCTGGGTCTGTCGGACCCGCAGCTCGAGCTTCTGACAGCCGCCTGCGAGCGCCATACGGATGGACTGACCGAAGGGGACGTAACGGTCCTGACCTGCTGGGACGCCGACAGGCTGGACCTGTGGCGCGTCTCGATCACGCCGGATGATCGCTATCTGTGTACGCGGGCGGCCCGGAACGAGATACTGAAACGCTGGGCACGCGAGCGCAGCCTCTCGGGGTACGTGCCGGACTTCGTGTCCGCGTACTGGATCAGGTGA
- a CDS encoding phosphotransferase translates to MRMLDLETLDEYRAAYHDESIWTPVAQEICLRHGLENDAVARGPDGTHIVFFVGDALVLKLFSPLFPDDIEAESLVTPHLAGRLGVRTPAIVGRGVCAGWRYLLMTRVDGRPAVDLWSELTRSDQLNVVSDVGRLVGRLREVSLEGLGALEIDWVGFLKRQLGRAHLRETPCGMDLSFSDVESFAGTVEIDRRAGGRRVLLLADITDEHLLLTKQDGARGLFGLVDFGDAFIGHPDYELVAPGLTLARGDREFLRTLLVSAGYDVDGDAVNLRRRLMLQTLVHRYATLVDAVRTVPDAAGAASLEELSRRLWPVD, encoded by the coding sequence GTGCGGATGCTGGACCTCGAGACGCTGGATGAGTATCGCGCGGCCTACCACGACGAGTCGATCTGGACCCCCGTCGCGCAGGAAATCTGTCTCAGGCACGGGCTTGAGAACGACGCGGTGGCCCGCGGCCCCGACGGGACGCACATTGTCTTCTTCGTCGGTGATGCGCTCGTTCTGAAGCTCTTCTCGCCGCTCTTCCCCGACGATATCGAAGCCGAGTCCCTGGTGACTCCTCATCTGGCGGGACGCCTGGGCGTCAGGACGCCCGCCATCGTGGGGCGCGGGGTGTGCGCGGGCTGGCGGTACCTTCTGATGACGCGCGTCGACGGGCGGCCGGCGGTCGACCTGTGGTCCGAGCTCACGCGCTCCGACCAGCTGAATGTGGTGAGCGATGTCGGGCGGCTGGTCGGCCGTCTGCGCGAAGTGTCCCTCGAGGGTCTCGGTGCACTGGAGATCGACTGGGTGGGCTTTCTGAAGCGCCAGCTCGGCCGGGCGCACCTCCGCGAGACGCCCTGTGGGATGGACCTGTCGTTCTCCGATGTGGAGTCGTTCGCCGGGACGGTCGAGATCGACCGTAGGGCCGGCGGCCGGCGCGTGCTGCTGCTGGCCGACATCACGGATGAGCATCTGCTGCTGACGAAGCAGGATGGGGCCCGAGGGCTCTTCGGACTCGTTGACTTCGGTGACGCCTTCATAGGGCACCCGGATTACGAACTCGTTGCGCCGGGGTTGACGCTGGCACGCGGCGACCGGGAGTTCCTGAGAACACTGCTTGTGTCCGCGGGATACGATGTGGACGGCGACGCGGTGAACCTGCGCCGTCGATTGATGCTCCAGACGCTCGTTCACAGGTACGCAACGCTGGTGGACGCCGTGAGAACCGTCCCAGACGCGGCAGGTGCGGCATCGCTCGAGGAGCTGTCGCGCCGTCTCTGGCCGGTCGACTGA
- a CDS encoding adenylate kinase: MERVMVVGTSSSGKTTLARRVADSIGAEHIELDALHWGPNWTGLPRDVFRDIVRRRAGADRWVIDGNYGAVQDIVMARATDALWLDYPLAVVFCRAVRRTWRRVVTGEELFGGNRETFFAAFFRPDAIPWWVVRTHFRHRRTYPERFARYPDIRLTRLTGQSEADAFVRRLAVQGESR; this comes from the coding sequence GTGGAACGGGTGATGGTGGTCGGTACGAGTTCGTCCGGGAAAACGACGCTCGCGCGTCGCGTGGCCGATTCCATCGGGGCGGAGCACATCGAACTGGATGCGCTTCACTGGGGCCCGAACTGGACCGGGCTGCCGCGGGACGTCTTCCGCGACATCGTGAGACGACGTGCTGGAGCCGACCGCTGGGTCATCGACGGCAACTACGGCGCCGTCCAGGACATCGTCATGGCCCGGGCGACCGACGCGCTGTGGCTCGACTACCCGCTCGCCGTCGTCTTCTGCCGGGCCGTCAGACGGACCTGGCGGCGCGTGGTGACCGGTGAGGAGCTCTTCGGGGGGAACCGCGAGACGTTCTTCGCGGCCTTCTTCCGACCAGATGCCATTCCCTGGTGGGTGGTCCGGACGCACTTCCGACACCGGCGCACGTATCCGGAGCGTTTCGCACGGTACCCGGACATTCGTCTGACAAGATTGACCGGCCAGAGCGAAGCCGACGCCTTTGTTCGCCGACTGGCGGTACAGGGAGAGAGCAGGTGA
- a CDS encoding GlsB/YeaQ/YmgE family stress response membrane protein produces the protein MGLLSWIIFGALAGWVAGLIMGARQGCCLTVIVGIVGAFIGGLIMELVTGTGFSFAFNLRSFLVAVVGSIVLLAIVLGATGRRRP, from the coding sequence ATGGGACTGCTGTCCTGGATCATCTTCGGCGCGCTCGCAGGCTGGGTGGCGGGCCTCATCATGGGAGCGCGGCAGGGCTGCTGCCTGACGGTGATCGTCGGCATCGTCGGCGCCTTCATCGGCGGGCTCATCATGGAGCTCGTGACGGGCACGGGTTTCTCGTTCGCCTTCAATCTGAGGAGCTTTCTCGTCGCGGTCGTCGGATCGATCGTGCTTCTCGCGATCGTGCTGGGCGCGACGGGGCGGCGGCGCCCGTAG
- a CDS encoding arsenate reductase ArsC codes for MKRVLFVCTGNAARSQMAEGYLRTRYGDRYEALSGGTEPGTVRPLAVEAMRESGVDISSQRSKSVDEFLDADIDVVVTLCDQARESCPFFPGGGTREHRGFEDPAAAEGSRDERLDVFRRVRDEIMGWIDERFGEGI; via the coding sequence ATGAAACGTGTGCTGTTCGTGTGCACCGGCAACGCCGCGCGGTCGCAGATGGCGGAAGGCTACCTTCGGACCCGCTACGGTGACCGCTATGAAGCGCTGAGCGGCGGTACCGAGCCCGGAACCGTGCGGCCCCTCGCCGTCGAGGCCATGCGCGAGTCGGGGGTCGACATCTCGTCGCAGCGTTCGAAGTCGGTCGACGAGTTCCTCGACGCTGACATCGACGTCGTCGTGACGCTCTGCGACCAGGCACGCGAATCGTGTCCCTTCTTTCCCGGGGGCGGCACCAGGGAGCACAGGGGATTCGAGGACCCCGCGGCGGCCGAGGGCAGCAGGGATGAGCGCCTCGACGTCTTCCGAAGGGTCCGCGACGAGATCATGGGCTGGATCGACGAGCGATTCGGGGAGGGAATATGA
- a CDS encoding DUF493 family protein translates to MKRLPETMRARMTYPCSWSYRVIGADLEALKRAAGSVFGDRPVNSTLSNASRTGRYVSLKLVVRVESESERLAFYEALRSHPSVVLVI, encoded by the coding sequence GTGAAGAGACTGCCCGAGACCATGCGCGCCCGAATGACGTACCCGTGCAGCTGGTCGTACCGCGTCATCGGCGCCGACCTGGAGGCGCTCAAGCGGGCGGCCGGCTCGGTGTTCGGGGACCGCCCTGTGAACTCGACCCTGTCGAACGCCAGCAGGACCGGGCGGTATGTCTCACTGAAACTGGTCGTGCGCGTCGAAAGCGAATCAGAGCGGCTCGCATTCTACGAGGCTCTGCGCAGCCATCCGTCCGTTGTTCTGGTCATCTGA
- a CDS encoding methyltransferase domain-containing protein, translated as MKGVLRQAALTLYRSLPVPVRRAFFAGHARYCPVCDSAVGRFVEAGVNALRPDARCPVCGSEERQRLAHVYATRRAGILGPGTKRVLHMAPSACLERRLPRIPGVRYTAADLDPGPGQLQADITALPFEDASFEIVWCSHVLEHVVDDRAGMREMLRVLVPGGHAIVQVPVSANHTIEDASVTDPERRLELYGQRDHVRRYGPDVLARLRDAGFEAEALGPEDLLTEDEPVLMAVPDDEVVYACVRPRGRDN; from the coding sequence GTGAAAGGTGTACTGAGACAGGCGGCGCTCACGCTGTACCGGAGCCTGCCGGTTCCGGTGAGGCGGGCGTTCTTCGCCGGCCACGCCAGGTACTGTCCGGTCTGTGACAGCGCGGTCGGCCGCTTCGTCGAGGCCGGGGTGAACGCGCTCAGACCGGACGCCCGGTGTCCCGTCTGCGGCTCGGAGGAGCGCCAGCGGCTGGCGCATGTCTACGCGACCCGTCGCGCGGGGATTCTGGGACCCGGTACGAAGCGCGTGCTGCACATGGCGCCGTCGGCCTGTCTCGAGAGACGACTGCCCCGCATTCCCGGTGTGCGCTACACGGCGGCCGACCTGGACCCGGGGCCCGGACAGCTCCAGGCCGACATCACGGCGCTCCCGTTCGAGGACGCCTCGTTCGAGATCGTCTGGTGTTCTCACGTGCTCGAACATGTGGTCGACGACCGCGCGGGGATGCGGGAGATGCTCCGTGTGCTCGTCCCGGGAGGGCACGCGATCGTCCAGGTCCCTGTTTCGGCGAACCACACGATCGAGGACGCCTCCGTCACCGACCCGGAGCGGCGGCTCGAGCTCTACGGGCAGAGGGACCATGTCAGGCGATACGGTCCGGACGTGCTGGCGCGGCTTCGGGACGCCGGATTCGAAGCAGAGGCTCTGGGACCGGAGGATCTTCTGACGGAGGACGAGCCGGTGCTGATGGCCGTTCCCGACGACGAGGTGGTGTACGCCTGCGTGAGACCCCGTGGGCGAGACAATTGA